A genomic region of Planococcus kocurii contains the following coding sequences:
- a CDS encoding SCO family protein, translating into MRKYRGLLLAVFFSIFLAACNQGVEDPLEWEIEDFTFTNHNNEDFGLADLEGDVWLADFVFTNCTTVCLPMMANMTDLQEQLKEEGLAVETVSFSVDPSFDKPEVLKSYAENYGADLASWNLLTGYTSQEIDDFAMDNFRTLARKPENDDQVLHGTSFYLVNKEGIIMKAYDGLNPPVEDILADAKILLTEE; encoded by the coding sequence TTGAGAAAATATAGAGGACTATTACTAGCAGTTTTCTTCAGCATTTTTCTGGCTGCCTGCAACCAAGGCGTTGAAGATCCACTTGAGTGGGAAATAGAAGATTTTACTTTTACTAATCACAACAACGAAGATTTCGGCTTAGCTGACTTAGAAGGTGACGTCTGGCTTGCTGATTTTGTTTTTACTAACTGCACAACCGTTTGCCTGCCAATGATGGCCAACATGACAGACTTGCAAGAACAGTTAAAAGAAGAAGGATTGGCTGTTGAAACGGTTTCTTTCAGTGTAGACCCTTCGTTTGACAAGCCTGAAGTCTTGAAATCTTATGCAGAAAATTACGGAGCTGATTTAGCTAGTTGGAATCTGCTGACCGGTTATACCTCCCAAGAAATTGATGACTTTGCTATGGATAATTTCCGAACTTTAGCCAGAAAACCTGAAAATGATGATCAAGTTCTTCATGGCACTTCTTTTTACTTAGTCAATAAAGAAGGAATCATTATGAAGGCGTATGATGGGTTGAATCCACCGGTAGAGGATATTTTAGCGGATGCAAAAATTCTATTAACGGAGGAATAA
- a CDS encoding lactonase family protein: MTSTYLLTGSYASEKEQGIKLWELEGMTGELTELMGIGGIERPSFIAVHPTGTSFVATSEVGDGQLVSYWVHPTTKKIVEINRQSSNGDHPAHVTIDETGQWLLSVTYSGATVNVHPLYADGAIGDLAASVKHEGGGPNKNRQDAAHPHSIIQIPGKNLFLVSDLGTDTISTYKLDAGTGALTFKYAVQTEAGAGPRHLSFHPSKAFVYSVNEINSTLMVYKVSQEGKLDFLQLLPLVPDSYEGENTSAEIAVSSDGCFVYASNRGYDSIASFAIQENGTLETLGLTESGGEGPRHFALIPGNEWLVVANENSHTLATLKMSCSGMPCIVENIVQTTAPVCVKVIK; the protein is encoded by the coding sequence ATGACATCTACCTATTTGCTGACAGGTTCGTATGCATCAGAAAAAGAACAGGGCATTAAGCTCTGGGAACTTGAAGGCATGACCGGCGAATTGACGGAACTGATGGGTATAGGAGGGATTGAACGCCCTTCTTTTATTGCTGTTCATCCAACGGGTACAAGTTTTGTCGCTACGAGTGAAGTCGGGGACGGCCAACTAGTTAGTTACTGGGTCCATCCAACTACAAAAAAAATAGTCGAAATCAATCGCCAATCTTCGAATGGTGATCATCCAGCTCACGTGACAATTGATGAAACGGGTCAATGGCTATTATCCGTTACTTATTCAGGAGCTACAGTTAATGTCCATCCGCTTTATGCAGACGGAGCAATTGGAGATTTGGCAGCTTCTGTAAAGCATGAAGGAGGAGGGCCTAACAAAAATCGGCAAGACGCCGCTCATCCTCATTCAATTATTCAAATCCCAGGAAAAAATCTGTTCTTGGTATCGGACTTGGGCACCGACACAATCTCTACTTATAAACTAGATGCCGGAACCGGTGCCTTAACGTTTAAATATGCTGTACAAACAGAGGCGGGAGCAGGACCTCGTCATTTAAGTTTCCATCCCTCAAAAGCTTTTGTCTATTCAGTAAACGAAATAAATTCCACGTTGATGGTCTACAAAGTCAGTCAAGAAGGCAAACTGGATTTTTTACAGCTATTGCCTTTAGTGCCAGATAGCTATGAGGGAGAAAATACCAGTGCAGAAATTGCAGTTTCAAGCGATGGCTGTTTTGTCTATGCGTCAAACCGTGGTTACGATAGTATTGCCTCTTTTGCTATCCAGGAAAATGGAACGTTAGAAACGCTCGGATTGACAGAGTCCGGAGGAGAAGGACCGAGACATTTTGCTTTGATTCCAGGAAATGAGTGGCTAGTAGTAGCGAATGAAAACTCCCACACACTTGCTACGCTGAAAATGAGTTGTTCAGGCATGCCTTGTATCGTTGAGAATATTGTCCAAACGACAGCGCCTGTATGTGTAAAAGTGATCAAATAA
- a CDS encoding shikimate kinase has product MRNFGLSIREKSIVCIGFMGVGKTTVGKLLAQKLYRSFVDIDEEIEKFYTMPIPKIFEIHGEQAFRAKEKELIVKYSQRPLNIISVGGGAFLQKEIQDICMANCIVLFLDISWESWKERIHILADNRPLLQGRSLEDIEMLFLERQRIYSLNHSKFQVDHFEAEEAADYLADALKLSWEINAPQPK; this is encoded by the coding sequence ATGAGAAATTTCGGTTTGTCCATTCGCGAAAAAAGTATTGTCTGCATCGGATTTATGGGAGTGGGAAAAACCACTGTTGGCAAACTGTTAGCTCAAAAACTCTATCGTAGCTTTGTTGATATCGATGAGGAAATCGAGAAGTTTTATACAATGCCAATTCCGAAAATATTCGAAATCCATGGCGAACAGGCCTTCCGGGCTAAAGAGAAAGAGTTGATTGTAAAGTATAGCCAGCGCCCTCTCAATATCATTTCCGTTGGTGGCGGTGCCTTTTTGCAAAAGGAGATTCAGGATATTTGTATGGCCAATTGCATCGTTCTATTTCTCGATATTTCCTGGGAATCATGGAAAGAACGTATTCATATTCTCGCTGACAACCGTCCTTTGTTACAGGGACGTTCTCTTGAAGATATCGAAATGCTATTTCTAGAACGGCAACGTATTTACTCATTAAATCATTCTAAATTTCAAGTAGATCATTTTGAGGCAGAAGAAGCCGCTGATTACTTGGCAGATGCTTTGAAGTTATCATGGGAAATTAATGCGCCCCAACCGAAATAA
- a CDS encoding acetamidase/formamidase family protein codes for MNKKILAKKTAVETLLVNRYIDGVLDPGKEMLGPIKDGGHIIAHTAPGCWGPMITPCIRGGHEVTLPVYVEGAEPGDGIVIKIKSVEVTSHATSSGNDSPVEGRFLGDPFIAVKCPGCGTMYPDTIIRGVGQEAIRCAKCDADVTPFVFTNGYTMFFGEKGDVGITLSKEAAETIAENGRGYMKTPENSVQNPIVTFAPHDLVGTIARMRPFLGQLGTTPSRPTPDSHNAGDFGSFLVGAPHEYASTQEELETHRTDGHMDISRVRAGAVLICPVKVPGGGIYLGDMHAMQGDGEIAGHTSDVAGIVHLEVHVVKGLNNAGPILLPNVEDLPYTAKPFTEQERQTAQQLAKKWNIDKLEESLPVSFVGTGPTLNDATENGLQRAADLFNVTVPEIMNRATITGSIEIGRHPGVVTITFLAPEHYLEKAGLLNTVKAQYS; via the coding sequence ATGAATAAAAAAATACTTGCTAAAAAAACAGCGGTCGAGACTTTACTAGTTAACCGGTATATTGATGGCGTGTTAGATCCCGGAAAAGAAATGTTGGGTCCTATAAAAGATGGAGGTCATATTATTGCCCACACAGCTCCAGGTTGTTGGGGGCCGATGATTACGCCTTGTATTCGAGGGGGGCATGAAGTGACGCTGCCCGTCTATGTCGAAGGTGCAGAACCGGGAGATGGCATCGTTATTAAAATTAAATCAGTCGAAGTAACATCCCATGCCACTTCCTCAGGAAATGACAGTCCTGTTGAAGGTCGTTTTCTTGGAGACCCTTTTATCGCGGTAAAATGCCCAGGCTGTGGAACGATGTATCCAGATACCATTATTAGAGGTGTTGGACAAGAAGCTATTCGCTGCGCTAAGTGCGATGCGGATGTGACACCATTTGTTTTTACTAACGGCTATACGATGTTTTTTGGAGAAAAGGGCGACGTAGGAATCACGCTATCCAAAGAAGCAGCCGAAACAATTGCGGAAAATGGCCGGGGTTACATGAAAACGCCTGAGAACTCTGTACAAAATCCAATTGTCACTTTTGCACCGCACGATTTAGTTGGAACCATTGCACGCATGCGGCCGTTTTTAGGTCAACTCGGAACAACGCCTTCTCGTCCGACACCGGACTCACATAATGCAGGAGATTTTGGTTCTTTTCTTGTCGGAGCTCCGCACGAATACGCAAGTACACAGGAAGAATTGGAAACTCATCGGACAGATGGTCATATGGACATCAGCCGTGTTCGGGCTGGAGCCGTATTGATTTGTCCAGTGAAAGTACCAGGTGGTGGGATTTATCTAGGGGATATGCATGCCATGCAAGGGGACGGAGAAATTGCTGGACATACATCGGACGTTGCCGGTATTGTTCATCTTGAAGTTCATGTCGTTAAAGGATTAAATAATGCGGGACCTATTCTCTTGCCGAATGTCGAAGACCTACCTTATACGGCTAAACCTTTTACAGAACAAGAAAGACAGACGGCTCAACAGCTTGCAAAAAAATGGAATATTGACAAGCTAGAAGAGTCGCTGCCGGTTTCTTTTGTCGGTACAGGACCAACTTTGAATGATGCTACAGAAAATGGACTGCAACGCGCAGCCGATCTGTTTAACGTTACAGTTCCAGAAATCATGAACCGAGCTACCATAACGGGGTCAATTGAAATTGGTCGACACCCAGGAGTCGTAACAATCACGTTCCTCGCACCCGAACATTATTTAGAAAAAGCAGGGTTGTTAAACACAGTAAAAGCACAGTACTCCTAG